A stretch of the Odontesthes bonariensis isolate fOdoBon6 chromosome 5, fOdoBon6.hap1, whole genome shotgun sequence genome encodes the following:
- the LOC142380228 gene encoding uncharacterized protein LOC142380228 isoform X1 gives MKTCNIFSHRLLKLIYITLLPVLKAQRVDDLAEVTGYVGFDVTLPCPSIQLPNTLTQMQWDLLKPGGTNKTTIIVLSIEHGEHIHESPLKERVKLERQSLIIKDVLMADAGLYSCSLTTFPSGSAERTTRLVVQEQKPLSTGILSAIVVAVMLLLVILSATAYLVFIRKHDPEVRLRVHIGENKHTDTSGQVAGATRPSFIVREQEVVYADVKPKSSRDSTSSFNVIRKVTAPADDVTYSEVIVLRPQHQ, from the exons ATGAAAACCTGCAACATATTTTCTCACCGTCTCCTGAAGTTGATTTACATCACATTACTCCCAG TTCTAAAAGCGCAAAGAGTGGACGACTTAGCTGAAGTGACTGGATATGTCGGGTTTGATGTCACCCTCCCGTGCCCGTCCATCCAACTACCAAACACTCTTACTCAGATGCAGTGGGATCTCCTGAAGCCAGGAGGAACAAATAAAACCACCATTATTGTTTTGAGCATAGAGCACGGAGAGCACATTCATGAATCTCCACTGAAAGAGAGAGTGAAGTTGGAGAGGCAATCTTTGATAATAAAGGATGTCTTGATGGCAGATGCAGGATTGTACAGCTGCAGCTTGACCACCTTTCCCAGTGGTTCAGCTGAGAGAACCACCAGACTTGTCGTTCAAG AACAGAAGCCGTTATCCACAGGAATTCTTTCTGCGATAGTCGTTGCCGTCATGCTGCTGTTAGTGATCCTTTCAGCCACAGCTTACCTCGTCTTCATCAGAAA ACATGATCCTGAGGTGAGGCTTCGGGTCCACATAggtgagaacaaacacacag ATACATCTGGTCAGGTGGCAGGTGCAACGAGGCCATCGTTCATTGTAAGAGAGCAG GAAGTGGTTTATGCTGACGTCAAGCCTAAATCATCAAGAGATAGTACCTCATCATTCAATGTCATACGCAAAGTCACTGCGCcggctgatgatgtcacatacTCTGAGGTCATAGTTTTGCGCCCCCAGCACCAGTGA
- the LOC142380228 gene encoding uncharacterized protein LOC142380228 isoform X2 — protein sequence MKTCNIFSHRLLKLIYITLLPVLKAQRVDDLAEVTGYVGFDVTLPCPSIQLPNTLTQMQWDLLKPGGTNKTTIIVLSIEHGEHIHESPLKERVKLERQSLIIKDVLMADAGLYSCSLTTFPSGSAERTTRLVVQEQKPLSTGILSAIVVAVMLLLVILSATAYLVFIRKHDPEVRLRVHIDTSGQVAGATRPSFIVREQEVVYADVKPKSSRDSTSSFNVIRKVTAPADDVTYSEVIVLRPQHQ from the exons ATGAAAACCTGCAACATATTTTCTCACCGTCTCCTGAAGTTGATTTACATCACATTACTCCCAG TTCTAAAAGCGCAAAGAGTGGACGACTTAGCTGAAGTGACTGGATATGTCGGGTTTGATGTCACCCTCCCGTGCCCGTCCATCCAACTACCAAACACTCTTACTCAGATGCAGTGGGATCTCCTGAAGCCAGGAGGAACAAATAAAACCACCATTATTGTTTTGAGCATAGAGCACGGAGAGCACATTCATGAATCTCCACTGAAAGAGAGAGTGAAGTTGGAGAGGCAATCTTTGATAATAAAGGATGTCTTGATGGCAGATGCAGGATTGTACAGCTGCAGCTTGACCACCTTTCCCAGTGGTTCAGCTGAGAGAACCACCAGACTTGTCGTTCAAG AACAGAAGCCGTTATCCACAGGAATTCTTTCTGCGATAGTCGTTGCCGTCATGCTGCTGTTAGTGATCCTTTCAGCCACAGCTTACCTCGTCTTCATCAGAAA ACATGATCCTGAGGTGAGGCTTCGGGTCCACATAg ATACATCTGGTCAGGTGGCAGGTGCAACGAGGCCATCGTTCATTGTAAGAGAGCAG GAAGTGGTTTATGCTGACGTCAAGCCTAAATCATCAAGAGATAGTACCTCATCATTCAATGTCATACGCAAAGTCACTGCGCcggctgatgatgtcacatacTCTGAGGTCATAGTTTTGCGCCCCCAGCACCAGTGA